One Bacteroidales bacterium genomic window, CTTCCCAGGGAACCCTCAAATCTCACTATATGAAAAGTTTTTACACCTTCTTGTTGCTCATTACTTTGGGCATGTTTTTGTTTTCCTGCGAAAAAATCAAGAATATCTTCGAAAATGAAGACCCGAATGAATTGAATGGAGATCAGTCGGAAATTGGGACTGTCGGCACTACCCTTTCCACTACTTCCATGGAAATTGAAGGCGTTTCGAATCTAAATGCATCAGTTACTGCGCTTGAATCAGGTATTTCCAAAATTTCCGGTTCGGCTGTTTGCACCAATGATAAAATTAAAGCCATCCTCGCAAATTTTCCTGAAATTAAAATCAACGGAAATAACGTTGTACTGGATGATGTGCAAATGAAGATTGCTACCGATGGCATTGAAAGCGTTCATGGACTGGCTCCCGGAATTATTGTGAAATATGATGCTGAAGTCGGTGACACGTATCCCATCTCTACCGGAGGAGAACGTAAGGTTGTGAGTCGTTCAACCGACGATGACTATGGCTATGGTTTTATGCTGATCAAAGTCATAGAAGTTGAAGAGCCACACAACAAAATGGGCGTAAAAAATATCAGGTATTTTGCCAATCACAAATTCGGAATGGTAGGCATGGAATTTACTTTTGATGACAATTCAACAGCCAAGTTCCCCGTATATGCCAGTAAAGAGAATAAATAAACTCTTGTAAAACTCATTTTAACTCATCATTCCCTTAATGGGGATCGGACTTACTTGCGGATGAAATATCTATTTATACAGGGGGAAAAGAAACCTATTCCTCCATTTCCACATCATAAGGATTTTGTTTACCGTGTGAACCGGTTTTTTCGGGTGAAATCGGTTTTTTCATTCATCACCATTGATGGGTTATTTTATGTGCCGAAGAAGTTCTGGATGAATGCCCGAAACCATAGTGCTATTCCCCGCTTGCTTCTTATCGATCCAACTTCAGCCTGCAACCTGAAGTGCACCGGATGCTGGTCAGCCGATTATGGTAAAAGCAGCCATCTATCTTTTGAAAAGCTGGATGAGCTTTTTCAGGATGCCTGTAAACTTGGCGTTAGTCAGATTATCCTGAGTGGTGGTGAACCTTTGATGCGTAAGAACGAAATCCTGGAACTAAGCAGAAGATATCCAAAAATCAGCATTGCAGCTTTTACAAATGGCACCCTGATTGATGAAGCTTTTGTGAAGGAAATGGTGAAAATCAGTAACCTGAATGTGTTTATCAGCATTGAAGGCTTTCGGGATGAAACCGATTTCCGCCGGGGGAATGGCACCTATGATAAAGTAATTTCAGCCATGGACCTGCTGAAGAAACATGATATCGGATTCGGGTTTTCAGCATGCTATCACTCAGGGAATTACAAAACTATTGCCAGTGATGAATTCCTGAATTTTATGCAAGAAAAGGGTGCCTGGTTTGGTTGGCTGTTCAACTACCTGCCTATCGGGATACATGCTGAAATCAGCCTTTGCTGCAATGCACAACAAAGGGCCTATGTGCTTCGGAAAATAGAAAACTACACCGAAAGAACAAACTTTACCCTTATCGATTTCGCCAACCATGGCCATAAAGCTTTTGGCTGTGTTGCCGCAGGGAGCGATTTTGCCCATATTAATGCAAATGGAGACCTGGAACCCTGTGCCTTTTGTCATTATTCTGATGTAAATATTAATGATACAACCCTGGCAAAAGCACTCCAATCCCCTTTTTTCAGGAGATTCAGGGAAGCAAAACCTTTTTCTGAAAACCTGTTACGCCCTTGCCCCTTAATGGATGTGCCCGATGCTATCGTAAAACTTACCAATGATAAAAGCGTGCATTCAACACACCTGGATTGTGCAGAAACCGGTGAAGACCTGGCAGCCAAGACAAAAGCAATTGCTGCTGACTGGAAACCTGTTGCAGATCATCTATTCAATTCAATGCCCTTTTCTGAAAAACGCAGGTTCGGGATTCTGAATAAGATGGTAAAATCTGGAAATGATCTGATAAGCAGACTATAAGATAGTAATTGATCAATGATTAAAATGAATTCTATGGAACGCATCCTGATTCCTTATTGGTTTAAATGGCTCGGAATAACATTGGTGGTTGCAGGTCTCATTTTCACTTTTCTTTACGATAGAGGTGTATCTATTGATGCCCCGGTTTTAGCAGTGATAAGCAGTTTTCTGAGAACCCGCTACTTCATTGTTTTTAACGCTAATATTACAGATGAACTGGCACTGGCTTCTTATTTAACAGGTCTGATCCTATTATGCATTTCAAAAGAAAAAACAGAAAGCCCCCATCTTTCAGAATTCAGGTCAAAGGCCTTACTCTCTGGAATCATCCTGAATTCAATTTTCATCCTTTTCTCAATTGTGTTTCTATTCGGATCATCCTTTATCATTGCCCTCATTCTCAATGTGTTTTCTTTTTTCATTTTCTATCTGATCAGCTTCTACTTTTTCAAAATCAAAAGCAAGACATAACAGACGATTAATTTTATCTTTACCCATCCATTCCAACCATTTACAAATGCAAGAAAGGATGGCTTCAGCCTTATTACTTCAGCCTCATAATTACAAGCGAAAGCTGCTGGTTCTGCTCGGGATTTCCATCCTTGTCCGTGGATTTATTGCCGGAATGTTCGAGTTGGGAAATGATGAGGTGTATTATTGGACTTATGCCGTTTATCCTGATATCAGCCACTTTGATCACCCTCCAATGGTGGGATGGCTTATCCGCATTTTTACCCTGAACCTTCAGTTTCAACAGGAATTTTTCGTGCGACTGGCCTCTGTAATCGGAGGGACTTTCAATACCTACATACTCTTTCTAATCGGCACAAAACTTCGTGATGAAACTACCGGCTGGTATACCGCTTTGCTCCATATTGCTTCAATCTATGGATTTGTTATCAGTGGTGTATTTATCCTGCCTGATACGCCACAAACAGTTTTTTGGCTATCTGCACTTTACCTGATGCTGGATGTGTTGCCTGAAAATCAGCCTTCTGGCAGTATCAAAAGGAAAATGATCGGGATCGGAATATTACTGGGACTTGGAATGCTATCAAAATACACTACGGCTTTTCTGTGGGCAGGAATGATACTCTTTATCCTCCTTTTCAACCGCTCCTGGTTAAAAAGGAGCTACTTCTACCTGGCAAACCTCATCATGCTGTCGTTCTTCGCCATTGTACTGGTATGGAATTTCAGGAATAATTTTATCAGTTTTACCTACCAGGGAGGCCGGGGACTCGTGTCAGGATTGGTGTTCAATATTGATAGTTTTTTAACTGAATTGCTGGGGGAAGTGCTTTACAACAACCCTGTTAACCTGCTGCTGCTGATCCTGGGAATTGTTATTGTCATCCGATCTTCAAATCTTCAGAGAAACCCCTCTATTCGTATTCTGCTGCTGACCGGACTGCCGCTGGTACTAACATTTCTTTCTCTATCCCTTTTCCGGGGGACACTGCCCCATTGGTCGGGACCAGGCTACCTGACCCTTATACCGGTTGCCGCCCTTTTTATCCGGATTAAGCAGGGAGAACATCCTTCTTTTTTCCCGGGATGGATGATCGCCTCGCTATTAGTCATGGGCATGATCCTTTCGGTTGCCATGTTCCAAATCTCAACTGGATTAATTCCTTTGGAAAGCAAAGAGGATGGTCGTCGGGATTACTCACTTGATATCTATGGATGGACTCAGATGGGTGAAAAATTTAAGATCCTGGCGGAAAAGTATGAAGCTGAAGGTAAAATTCAAACAGGATCACCCATCGTCTCCTATCGCTGGTTTCCGGCAGCCAACCTGGAATATTATGCAGCCAGGCCCGGCAAAAGACATGTGCTTGCTTCAGGAAAGCTTGAAGAAATACACAAGTATGCCTGGATTAACAAGGTGCATGGAGGATTCAGGCTCAATGATGATGCTTGGTATATCACCTCCAGCCTGGATTTCAGGGAACCTGAAAAACTTTATGAATTGCACTATGAGAAAATCATGCCCCCGGATACTCTCCACATTGTAAGAAGGGGTAAAAATGTGTATGCCTTTTATGTTTACAGGCTTCTGAACCTGCAATCGAAACCGCGTTCCCTTTTAGTAAACCACTAATCTGGTTACTTGTGCCGGGAGGCCAATTATTTCAAGCCGGATGAAATAAATTCCTGCAGCCCAGTTACTCACATTAAATTCAGCCCAACCTTCATTCTGCATCAGGGAAAGTGTTGTGACTTCCTTACCTGTAGCATCCAGTACCCTCATGACAGGATTTTCCAACTTAGATGGCACCAGGTAACTCACCCTCACTTGTCCGGAAGCCGGGTTAGGGGTTGGTATGCCCAGCCAGGTGCGACTGGGGGAAGCTTCCGAAATAGCAGTAGGGTCTAATAAAATACTGATCTGAACATCATCAAAATAAAATCCATCGAGTTCTGTACCGCCATCTGTATCCAGTGTGAACCTTAATTTAATGCTTTTATCCTGCCAATTATTCAGGGAAATTGCTTCACTAACCCATTCTGATTCCATTCCGTCATATAATGGTTGACCGGTTAATTGGTAAATGCTTCCCGGATTAGAATACTTTCCTTCCAGTGGTGTCCAGGATGTCCCGTTATCTTCAGATATCTTCAATTGCACAAAATCGAAATCATTTTCCAAAGCCCACTTCGCCTTAAATTCAAGAACGGTGAGTAAGGCTTCACCCAGGGAAAGAGAATTGACCAGGGAAATGCTGCGATTTGCATTAGATCCATAATTGCCAAATGGAGAATCTGTAAGGCAAGATGGTGGCGAAAAATAATCCGTATTAATCAAGGTCCAGTTTCCGGTCCAATTATTTTTGTTATTAATATAGTCTGTGAAAACCGGGTAAGGATAGCCAAAAATCTTCTCAGCGGTATCCTTAACAGTATAGAGACCATTATCCAATGTCAGCACATAACGCAATGTATCCCCCACATGATTTACCGGGGCTAGTTGGTAGGCTATGGAATCCGTTCGTTTCTCGAGTAAGGCCATTCCTGAATAGGTTACAGGGGAGCCAAATGAGGCAAATGCATCACCCAGTGGTTCAATAGAAACCGTAAAATCCCCTTCCTGCATTCCGAGGCGCTTCACTTCAAATTTGACATAGCCGTTATCCTGGTAAATAAAGAGAGGTGCGATATCTTTAATCTTGCCAAATTTCCCAACAAGCCTGGCAGCTGTGAGACTTGCCAGCATATTTTCCTGGCAAAGCGGGAGAATTCTCTCTTCTGTTGGCCAGAAACCATCACTACCTCCACCTACTTCCGGAGTATAGGATAGAATTTTTGATTTACTGGTTTGTTCTCCATACATCCAATCATCTGATCCACCATTGGTAGGATAAATAGTTGTGCTTCCCGGGCCAAAAGTGTACCCATTCTCAGCAGTCATTGCAGCAGCATAGGCATTTAATAAGGATTCATCAGGTGACAAATCCGGTGTCCAACCCCAGGGATAAAGGAAAAGATTGCTGTAACTATGATAGTTTAAGGCAATTAAGAAGTCATGTCCCTCACAGAAATATTTCATCATTCGGGTTTCCGGTTCTGAAAAGGGTGCTGTCCCCCGGTACAGATCGGAAGAAGGGTCAGGAGAGGAACCTTCATCATCATAACCCCACATATATCCGTAATTCCTGTTTATATCGATTCCATAATCGCCACCACCACTGTTTCTTCGGTTTTTTCTCCACATCCCTCCACCGAATGGATTTGTAGTGATATTATATTGATAACCATCTACATTGATGACCGGGACAAAATACATCTCGGTGTTATCAACCACATCCCTGACATCTGAATTACCTGCGTAGTTCTCCAGCAAGTACCACATATAATACATCAGGTGCTGCATTCCGATTGGTTCACGGGCATGATGCATACCGGTATAGAGTACCTGGGGTTCAGTCTCTGCAATATCCGGATTATCAGAAATCTTTACGTAATAAACAGGCCGGCCTTCGATGGTAGTAATGGTATCACTCACCAATTGTTTTATCGTAATCAGGTTCGGATAAAGTTCCCGCATCTCATCCAATTGGGCCAGCATCTCTTCAATAGTAAGGAAACCTCCGCAGCTACCCAGTGAAAAATGAGCCGGCACAGGCCAGGCACTTGTGTTAAATGCATCAAGGTTTTTCATCCCGGTTCCTGCTGATTGATATCGCTCAGCATAATACCGGCTCATATCAGGAATCAGGACTTCAAACTCAAAACCTGCCCGGATAACCTTTTGAAGTTCCTGATCGGATAATTCAGCCGTAGCCCAGCCCTCTTTCTGGTTTATTTGGTTTAGCTCAATACCCGCCTTGAAAAGGGTTTGAATGTTCTTCCCATCGAGATGGATCTTAATCCTGGAATAGGTGGATTCCTGATTGAAAGCCAGGAAGGGTAGTGTAACCAGAAGAATGAGGATAAAAATTTTGTGCATGGAATCCTTTTTTAAATCGCAATTTTATTCTTGGATTGACGTCCGGGAGCCAATAAGCTCTTAACAAATGAAACAGTAATGGACAGGAATTTGTTCCGGTAACTATGATTCAAATTTACAGATAAGATCATAGCAGGGGACGATCGCAGAGGAATTTCCCGGCAATTGGTAAGAGATCTGCCTTTGATGCTGCAGAAATGGCCGGTTGAGCTATGACACAATCCCCATTTGTTTCATCAGGAATAAGGCGGTCATGCTTTTAGCTGCACCATTCTTCATCTTGTAGTCGAAGCTAAGCTGCCCATCTGTGATATCTGCCTCAAAACAGAAATTGAGCACCTGTCCGGGAAACTCAGCTTCCAGTTCCCCCAAAGCAATGTCATGCGTTGCAATGATTCCGGAAGCAGAAAGGTTCAATAGTTTTCGTACCAGGATGATTGAACCATTGAGTTTATCATTGCTATTGGTTCCTTTCAGCACTTCATCCAACAAGAAAAAGACCTTTTCACCTCTTTCCAGCACATCAATGATATTCTTTAATTTTTTTAATTCAGCATAAAAGTAGGATTCATGTTTGATCAATGAATCGTTGGTTCTAATACTGGTGATGAGCTGGATGGGTAAAAACCCGTAAGCATCGGCACAAACAGGAGCCCCGGTCATAGCCAGTACCTGGTTCAACCCTATGGTGCGAAGAAAGGTGCTTTTACCTGCCATATTGGCCCCGGTTAATACGATGATGGAGTGCCAGCCCTGAAGGTTGAAAAGGTTGCAAACCCTTTCTTGCGGTGGAATAAGAGGGTGCCCAAGGTTTTCGGCATAGAGGGAAAATTCCCCGCTTTCAGGTACAGGGTATGTATAGCCGGGGTTGTTATACGCATATGTTGAGAGGCTGATAAGGGCATCGATTTCACCTAAAATATCGAACCACTTGAGAATATTGGCCGAATTCCTGCTTTTCCAGATCTCCATCCTTATCACAAGAAGCAGATCTGTCAGAAACAGGGCATTCCGGAAGAAGCCTATCAATAAATTATTTCTTGAATCAAACTTTTGCAGGATTCTGCCCAGGGTCCTGATCTCTGCCGGTGCATTGCTATTCCTGCCAAGTAATGATTGTTTCCTGGATCGGATCCATGAAGTCTCCAGGTCAATCTCACCAAGCTTTTCCATCAGATCGGAGTAACTTGACAGGAAGCTGTATGTCTTGCCAAAAACCAATGAGATTCCATTGATTTTCTTCAAATAATACCCTACTATTCCGAGATTTATTAATCCCAGCAATACTAGTATGGCATAATTCATCCAGCCCATTAAAACAGAGAAAAGGATTCCGGTCATTACAGCCTGCCATAACCGAATCCCCTTGCTGAATAATTTATGTTTAGAAAAGATATTCTTTTGCTCAAGCCAAAACTTCAAATTTTCTGTCGAACCGCTCCTTCCCTTTAATAAACCGGTTGCCATAAAACTCAGTCGCCAAAAAGTGTGATTTCCCAGTTCCCTTACCGATTCCTGCCGGGCAAGGATCTCCGTTGTATTTAATTCTGGTTTCTTAAGCCACCGGGCAAGTTGTATTCGTCCCCCATGTGTAACCGTTCTGTTCAAATATTGAAAAATTGAACCATGCCCAAAAACATCAAGGTCAGAAGCATAATCATGGCTATGATCAACAAATTCAGCTCCTTCGTCAAGCCCAAGAAAATCAAATTTCAAGGCTTTCAATTCCAATTCACATCTTTGAACAAGTGTTTCAAAATAGCTTTTCTTATGCTGGAACCTTGAATTGAAGTAAACGAAAACAGCCAGCAAAAAGATAAATGCCGAAGCCATAATAAATCCCGGAATAGGGGAATCGGCTGTCAGGGCAAAATAAAAATTGATCAGTATCCCTGAAAAAGCCAGAAGCCGAAGCCAGGTAAAAGTCTTGCAAATTCTGTGGTATTTCAGCCTTTGTTGATCAAACTGGTCTAAAAGGAGAGTGTATGTTGATTCGGGTGTTTCCATTCAATTATAAATTGCAGTTCAATCTTACAAAAAAAACCGTTTCAACATACTAACAGCAACAGTGATTGATAGCAACCTGGCGGTTTTTACCAAACTTTAACAAAACAAGACAAATAAGTAAAAGGAAGCTAACAGCCCTTGATGACTATTTCCATTCAAGGGTCTGAACGAGGTGATCAATGTCTTTCTTAACGAAATCGATAACGGGCATTAAAGAATCACTATTGGGTACAGCATCAAAATAAAGAGCCCCTCTTACAAAATGATGTACACTATCGGTCACATAAAACTGGTAAGGAGACGCAGCCCCTAAGCCCCTGATGTTATAGATCAACCCATATACTTTGTGCTCCGGATAGGAAATGAGCTGCTGCTCAATACTGGATGCTTTGGGGATATGTTTTAAAGCCAGGGTCCGCGCATCTTCAGCATAAATATTCAGGTTGCCAGGATTCTCGATCTTCTTATAACTCATATGCACTTTCCCCCTGAAGCTTTTAAAATCAATATTGATCCAATTGGTTTCCTTCAGGGCTTGCGCATCGGGAGTAATAATTGCATATTCGGGAAACTCAAATTTGTAAGGGTATATTGAATCCAGTAAACGGTAATTTTTTTCTGGCAGTGCAATCCTGAAATATCCCCTGGGTTTAGGGGTAAAATCATCCCTGTGGCAAGCAACAAATACAAACGCAGTGATCAGGAATAATAAGGGAAACCGGGCAGGGGATTTCAATGGGTTGTACATGAAACTGGGGGTTGTGTCAATAAACTTACGTGAATAAGCCGGATTTATTGTGAATTCACCTCTTCATCATCGAGAATGGTTACTTTAACCCGGCGGATCCTTCGTTTATCCAGTGCTTCAATTCTGAATACATAATTTTGAAATGGTATTTGCTCGTGGTATTCGGGCATTTTGCCGGCTAATTCGAGAAGAAGTCCGGCAAGGGTGTCACTTTCTCCTTTGGCTTCTTCAAAGATGCGATCTTCAATGCCTATGATCTTACAAAAGTCGTTGAGCAGTGTTTTTCCTTCAAAAATAAAATTCCGTTCATCTTGTTTCGAAAAACTGAATCCTTCACTTTCTGAATCAAATTCGTCATTAATATCCCCTACAATTTCTTCAATGATATCTTCAAGGGTTATTATTCCTGATGTTCCTCCATATTCATCAACCACAATGGCCATATGAATTTTCTTCTCCTGGAATTCAAGCATCAGGTCGTTGATAGGTTTATTTTCCGGGACAAAAAAAGCTGTCCGGGCTAGTTGTACCCATTCAAAATTGCCATTTTTACTGAGATGAGGGAGTAAATCTTTGATATATAAGATCCCAATAATCTGATCAGGGGTTTCCCTGTAAACCGGAATTCTGGAATATCCTGAATCAATAACAATCTTTATCAGTTCAGAGAACTTAGCCGTTTCGTCAACAGCAGTAATATCAACCCTTGGGCGCATAATTTCACGGGCACTGATGTCTCCAAACCGCGTAATGCTTTTCATGATCTTTCGGTCATCTTCGTTTGCTTCACCATCAGCCGTCAAATCAATAGCCGTAGAGAGATCATCCATTGTGAGTGTATATTTCCTGCCGGTGATTCTTTTATCAATAAGTCCGGTTGATTTAACAAGCAGGAAACTTAAAGGATAAAACAGCTTTACCATGACCGCCAAGGGACGGGCCATAGCAGAGGCAATCCTTATGGTTTGCCGGGTTGCCAATACTTTGGGCATGATTTCCCCCAAAAGAAGGATCAAAGAGGTAACTACTACTACCTGGATAACAAACCCCAGTAAGGGATACCTTGAAAAATCGGTAAGAGAGGCTGTGATATAGGTAGAAAGCATAACAATCCCCACATTCACGAAATTGTTGCCTATCAGGATCGTCGCCAGGAGTGTTTTAGGGCGATTCAGTAGCGTTAATACCTGGTTATTGGTGGTTGATTTTTTTGCCTTGATCTCATTGAGATCTGCAGCACTCAAAGAAAAATAGGCTATTTCGGAGGCTGAAATCGCAGCAGAGCAAAACAAAAGAACTATTACCATCAGAAAAGACAGAATCAAACCAAATGAGGTTGAAATATCTGTAGAGATGGCACCGGTAATGAAAATCTGGACGATTGAGAGAGTGCCAGGGAGAGGATCTTCCAATGTGTGCTACAATTAGTTAACTATAGGCAAAAATACAATTTGTTTTAATAACAGGCAATATGAGATGATTCAACATTGACTAAAACCTTTATCCTGAATAAAGTATCATGATCAAATGCCTGAATACGCCCCTTTTATCAGAATGGAAGATCTTCCTTCTCTTCAGGATTTGATGCAGCATTGGTTATTGGGGGTTGAACTGCCGGTGATGATGCCGGCTGTTGATATCCTGAAGTGCTATCATTCCCGGATTCCTTTCGTCCTCCCAGCAATACAAGGTTATCAACCTGTATCTCGGTTACAAACCTTTTCACTCCATCTTTTCCATCAAATGAACGGCTCCTGATTTTACCTTCAACATATACCTGGCTGCCTTTCCTGAGATAGGTTTCTGCGATATCGGCAAGGCCTCTCCACATCACGACATTATGCCATTCTGTATGCTGGTTTTCATTCCCTTCCCTGTCGCGCTGAACCTCTGTAGTAGCCAGAGAAAATGATGCTTTCTTACCGGTTT contains:
- a CDS encoding radical SAM protein, whose amino-acid sequence is MKYLFIQGEKKPIPPFPHHKDFVYRVNRFFRVKSVFSFITIDGLFYVPKKFWMNARNHSAIPRLLLIDPTSACNLKCTGCWSADYGKSSHLSFEKLDELFQDACKLGVSQIILSGGEPLMRKNEILELSRRYPKISIAAFTNGTLIDEAFVKEMVKISNLNVFISIEGFRDETDFRRGNGTYDKVISAMDLLKKHDIGFGFSACYHSGNYKTIASDEFLNFMQEKGAWFGWLFNYLPIGIHAEISLCCNAQQRAYVLRKIENYTERTNFTLIDFANHGHKAFGCVAAGSDFAHINANGDLEPCAFCHYSDVNINDTTLAKALQSPFFRRFREAKPFSENLLRPCPLMDVPDAIVKLTNDKSVHSTHLDCAETGEDLAAKTKAIAADWKPVADHLFNSMPFSEKRRFGILNKMVKSGNDLISRL
- a CDS encoding glycosyltransferase family 39 protein produces the protein MQERMASALLLQPHNYKRKLLVLLGISILVRGFIAGMFELGNDEVYYWTYAVYPDISHFDHPPMVGWLIRIFTLNLQFQQEFFVRLASVIGGTFNTYILFLIGTKLRDETTGWYTALLHIASIYGFVISGVFILPDTPQTVFWLSALYLMLDVLPENQPSGSIKRKMIGIGILLGLGMLSKYTTAFLWAGMILFILLFNRSWLKRSYFYLANLIMLSFFAIVLVWNFRNNFISFTYQGGRGLVSGLVFNIDSFLTELLGEVLYNNPVNLLLLILGIVIVIRSSNLQRNPSIRILLLTGLPLVLTFLSLSLFRGTLPHWSGPGYLTLIPVAALFIRIKQGEHPSFFPGWMIASLLVMGMILSVAMFQISTGLIPLESKEDGRRDYSLDIYGWTQMGEKFKILAEKYEAEGKIQTGSPIVSYRWFPAANLEYYAARPGKRHVLASGKLEEIHKYAWINKVHGGFRLNDDAWYITSSLDFREPEKLYELHYEKIMPPDTLHIVRRGKNVYAFYVYRLLNLQSKPRSLLVNH
- a CDS encoding immune inhibitor A, translated to MHKIFILILLVTLPFLAFNQESTYSRIKIHLDGKNIQTLFKAGIELNQINQKEGWATAELSDQELQKVIRAGFEFEVLIPDMSRYYAERYQSAGTGMKNLDAFNTSAWPVPAHFSLGSCGGFLTIEEMLAQLDEMRELYPNLITIKQLVSDTITTIEGRPVYYVKISDNPDIAETEPQVLYTGMHHAREPIGMQHLMYYMWYLLENYAGNSDVRDVVDNTEMYFVPVINVDGYQYNITTNPFGGGMWRKNRRNSGGGDYGIDINRNYGYMWGYDDEGSSPDPSSDLYRGTAPFSEPETRMMKYFCEGHDFLIALNYHSYSNLFLYPWGWTPDLSPDESLLNAYAAAMTAENGYTFGPGSTTIYPTNGGSDDWMYGEQTSKSKILSYTPEVGGGSDGFWPTEERILPLCQENMLASLTAARLVGKFGKIKDIAPLFIYQDNGYVKFEVKRLGMQEGDFTVSIEPLGDAFASFGSPVTYSGMALLEKRTDSIAYQLAPVNHVGDTLRYVLTLDNGLYTVKDTAEKIFGYPYPVFTDYINNKNNWTGNWTLINTDYFSPPSCLTDSPFGNYGSNANRSISLVNSLSLGEALLTVLEFKAKWALENDFDFVQLKISEDNGTSWTPLEGKYSNPGSIYQLTGQPLYDGMESEWVSEAISLNNWQDKSIKLRFTLDTDGGTELDGFYFDDVQISILLDPTAISEASPSRTWLGIPTPNPASGQVRVSYLVPSKLENPVMRVLDATGKEVTTLSLMQNEGWAEFNVSNWAAGIYFIRLEIIGLPAQVTRLVVY
- a CDS encoding gliding motility lipoprotein GldD, whose amino-acid sequence is MYNPLKSPARFPLLFLITAFVFVACHRDDFTPKPRGYFRIALPEKNYRLLDSIYPYKFEFPEYAIITPDAQALKETNWINIDFKSFRGKVHMSYKKIENPGNLNIYAEDARTLALKHIPKASSIEQQLISYPEHKVYGLIYNIRGLGAASPYQFYVTDSVHHFVRGALYFDAVPNSDSLMPVIDFVKKDIDHLVQTLEWK
- the gldE gene encoding gliding motility-associated protein GldE, with protein sequence MVIVLLFCSAAISASEIAYFSLSAADLNEIKAKKSTTNNQVLTLLNRPKTLLATILIGNNFVNVGIVMLSTYITASLTDFSRYPLLGFVIQVVVVTSLILLLGEIMPKVLATRQTIRIASAMARPLAVMVKLFYPLSFLLVKSTGLIDKRITGRKYTLTMDDLSTAIDLTADGEANEDDRKIMKSITRFGDISAREIMRPRVDITAVDETAKFSELIKIVIDSGYSRIPVYRETPDQIIGILYIKDLLPHLSKNGNFEWVQLARTAFFVPENKPINDLMLEFQEKKIHMAIVVDEYGGTSGIITLEDIIEEIVGDINDEFDSESEGFSFSKQDERNFIFEGKTLLNDFCKIIGIEDRIFEEAKGESDTLAGLLLELAGKMPEYHEQIPFQNYVFRIEALDKRRIRRVKVTILDDEEVNSQ
- the ssb gene encoding single-stranded DNA-binding protein → MARGVNKVILIGNLGKDPEVQNFETGKKASFSLATTEVQRDREGNENQHTEWHNVVMWRGLADIAETYLRKGSQVYVEGKIRSRSFDGKDGVKRFVTEIQVDNLVLLGGRKESGNDSTSGYQQPASSPAVQPPITNAASNPEEKEDLPF